The Microcoleus sp. FACHB-672 region CACAATATTAGTTCTTTTATACTCGCTGCGAAGGTCAGGTCTATTTCGCTGACCCACTGGCTTAATTGAGATAAAAATGGCTTCGGTTCCATACTAGATCCCTGAAGCCCAAGCGCAACCGCACCAGCGACTGCCACTGCGCCGGCAGAGCAACGCACGTCTTGATGGGTGATACGTCCTTGGTCATGTGCCGCTTGAATCATCTGTTGGGGATCATCACAAAAGATTAACCCAATGGGTGCCGCTCTCATGGCGCTGCCATTGCCGGCATCAGGTGCTGGAGTGCCGGCATCTTGCCAAGGGACACCTTGTGCCAGCCGCAGTGCCGCTTTTTCCGTTGCTCTACCGCGTCCAACAATTCGATTTTCTGTGAAAATTGCAGCGATGCGGCAGGCATAATCGTCGGGATCGAATCTGCCGCAGGTAACATAGCTTTGCAGGAGTTCCCTTGCCAGTTGCGAGTCGTCGGTATACTGACCGAAGGGATAGGGGAAGCGATCTCTCTCCCCTGGTTGCTTGATGCTCAGTTCATATTTAACATAATTCTGACAAGCTTCGGGGGCATAGCCTTCGACTCGGCAGCCGGTCGCGTCTCCAAGACACTGGCCGATCAGGCAACCGGAAAATTGTTCTGGACGCGGTAAGCTCATGCTCTTTTTGTTAACTGTAAATGTCTTAGCTGCTGCCTGTTTCTATTTTTATCGCTTATGTTAATGCAAGATTTAAAAACAGTCTCTCCCCGTCCGTTTTTAAAATGGGCTGGGGGTAAAGGTAAGCTGATTCAGCAGTATATTCCTTATTTTCCAACCGAATTTAAAACTTATTATGAACCCTTTTTGGGCGGTGGGGCTGTTTTTTTTCACCTGTTGTCGGCCCACTCTATTTTAACAGATATTAATCCAGAATTAATTAATGCCTATCGCTGTGTAAGAGATCTGGTCGAGGCAGTTATCTTACTTTTAGAAAACCATCACTTAAAACATCACAAAGAATATTATTATCAGGTGCGTTCGCGTGCCGGCACTTCAGAAGTAGAAAGGGCGGCTCGTTTCATTTATCTCAATAAAACTTGTTTTAACGGTCTTTATCGAGAAAATTCTAAGGGCGCGCTTAATGTTCCGATTGGAAACTACAAAAATCCAACCATTTGTAATGCCGAGTTGCTGCGCTCGGTTTCAGTCGCACTGAAAACTGCTCAAATCGAAGTCAGACCTTTCGATGCTGTTCTGAATTTTGCCAAAACAGGCAAAGACTTTGTTTATTTTGATCCGCCCTATTATCCTTTAAGCCCAACCAGTAATTTTACCGCCTACAGTCGCCATGCTTTTACTGAAGCAGACCAAATTAAATTGAAAGATATTATTACAAAATTGGTAAGTTTGGGCGTAAGTGTGATGCTGTCTAATTCAGATTGTTTGTTTATTCGAGAACTGTATAAAGATTTCAAGATTCACACGATATCAGCGGCAAGGGCGATTAACTCAAAAGGGAATAAGCGCGGAAAGATTGCTGAGGTTCTTGTGACTTCTTATTAAAATAAGCATTTGACTGGCGAAAACCTGGGGAAAGCGAGCGCAACATTGAGCGTTTATCGAGCAACTTGGTACAAGCGTTATTTTTTCTTCAATCAGTCACAATTAGGCTAGCAAAAATTTTCAATAGAAACTTCTAAATTAATAAGTTTGGTAGTTAAGTCTGCTTATCCCCATCTGTACGATACCGCACAGATAAAGCAGCTAAATTATATAGACGAAATGCAAACTTAATCTGTTACGATTGAATTGAATAAAAGGAAGTTTAGTCTTTTTTCTGCAAAATCGTTTCTGACATAAGCAGCGGTTTCTGTATTGCGTTGCTGATGTCATCACTTTTTTTATAATCATTTGGTCAAGAGAGCTATGCCTGTATCTAAAGATTCCGGAAGAGCGGGAAATCAACTGCTTGCAGCGCTGCCGGCTGAAGAGTACCAACGCCTGGTTCCTTACTTGGAAAAAGTTGAACTCAACAACCACCAAGTGCTGTATAACCCTAACGAACTCATCGAATTTGTGTATTTTCCCACTCAAGGAGTGGTTTCTTTGCTTTACGCGATGGAAGATGGCTCAACTGTCGAAGTTGGAATAGTTGGAGCGGAAGGAATGGTCGGTATTCCCGTAATTTTGGGAGGCATGAAAACGACGAACCTAGCTCTTGTGCAAGTTGCCGGCTATGGGATGCGGCTTAAGGCAAGCCTGCTGAAAAGTGAATTTGAACGGGGAGGTGTGCTGCAAACTTTGCTGCTGCGATACTCACAAGCGCTGTTGAGTTTTGTGTCACAGACTGCTGCTTGCAACCGGCTTCATACCCTAGAGGAACGACTCTCCCGGTGGCTGCTGCTAGTCCAGCACCGGCTACAATCGGACGAGTTGCCGCTCACGCAAGAATATATCTCGCAAATGCTAGGGACACGTCGCTCCGGTGTGACGGTGGCAGCCGGCACCCTTCAACAGGCGGGAATTATCTCCTACAAACGCGGTAAGATTAATATCCTTAACCAAGAGAACTTGGAAGCAACGGCTTGCGAATGTTATCAAGTGATCCAGAGCGAGTTTGCGCGGCTATTGAATCTTGAGCAAGGTTAAATTCTTAAGAAATTTCGGTTAAATTCCCGCTTATGTGCGAGAGCGTACTGACAACGTCAGGCAGGGGACTTTATTGTTTAAGGATGTAGAAATAGGCGTTAACGGCTCTTGTAGTAGCAACGGTCGTTTGTTCCTTTCCTAAAACAAGCTCTTGCGTACACGGGAGATCCATCCATGCTTAATGATTATCTATTGCTGGACGGTCTGCGGTTGCTCGTTGTGGATGACGACCCTGATACGATATCTTTACTCACGTTTCTCTTTGAAGCAGACGGAGCAGAACTGATCGCGGCAAATTCAGCCAGTGAAGCCCTACAAGCACTGAAATTTTTTAAGGCAGATATCTTAATCAGCGATATTAAGCTGCCTGAAGAAGACGGCTACGCTCTGATCGCCAAAATTAGGACTCTTGATGCTGAGCGAGGTGGAAACATTCCAGCTATTGCGATGAGTGGATATGTCAGGGATGAGGATAGCAGAGAGGCACTCTCAGCCGGTTATGATGCCCACATAGCTAAGCCGGTCAATCTAGATGAGTTAGTCGAAGTTGTGACGACCCTTGCTGCCCGAACTGGGGTATTACGCGGAATGGATGGCAGTGCTGAATTCCCCTTAGCTGTTTAATAAAATAATTCCTTGATCGAAAATTTGGTTTTCCCTATTGGGATCGCTGAGCAAAATGTGATAAGTTAGCCGGTGCGAATTTGAGTTAAATTCGCACCGGCTAATCTTAAATTTGTGCCCAAATCCATTCTATCCATCCTCGAACAGTAGAGGCACGTCTTCCTTGAGTGCCTGGGTTGATACCTAAATTGCTTCGCGACATGATTTCACAAATTTGCTCTTTTGATGGAATTCCACCGTTCTTTATACTTAATTCAAAGCATCGATAAAAAATTTCATGTTCTAAAATTTTTTTCATAAAATCAAGATATTTTAATTTATGTCTTTTTCTTAAAATAGATTTTGCTTCATTCGTTAACTTAAAACATATTTTTTTAGTTACAGGATCTTTATACTTTTTTATCAATCCTAAATATCTACTTGCATGAGTGTAATAATCCGTCTGTCTCCTATCAAATTGATAGTTTTCTGTAATCTCATCTTTAGTTAAATCTTTGTCAACTAATAATGATAATAAGTCAACAACTTTTTCAAATATATCTGCTTGCGGAATTGAAATATTTTTTGGTTCTGCTACTAATTGAATATTCTCAAAAAGGATAGAAACATCTTCTCGTTGTATTTCTTCATGGGCTATCGTATAATTCTTTTGGCTAACTAGAATCAAAGAATTATAATCTTGAGGATTTTTAAATTCATAAATAAAGAAAGTATAAGTGTCATTAGAATAGGTCATCAGTATGGGGATGACTGGTTTGCTGATTTTTTGTGACCATAGCCTATAGGGATAGTAAAGTTGTCGAATTAAAAAATCATCAATCATAGACTTTTTAGCTTCTATTAATAAAAAATAGTTTTTGCTCTCAAACCCCCCATCTATTTCACACTGAGAATTTTTTACCTCAATTGTATAAGGTTGATTAGCATTATTTAAATTTCCAATACTAAATTCAAAAGAATCTGTAGACATTCTTCCTGAAACAGTGTAATGAGTGCTTTCGCCATCCTCTATCAAATTATCAATAATTCCTATATTAAATGCACAATGCAAGGCAGAACTTTCTGAGTATAAATTTGTATAATCAATGCTTTCTATATTCTCTGGCAAATTAACAGGTATTACTTCAGTTTCCTTATTGTATTCCACAGAACAGTAGGAATCAAAATGACCAATAACATATTCGTTACGAGATATTGGTAGAATTGAAAGTTTGTGTTCTCTAAAGATTTCTGGCAAGTTAACATGATGATCAAACTTAGCCATCAATCTGCTTTCTCTTTCTTCATTGATTTGGGCTGCGCGGATTTTAAATAAACCATTTTTACTGACTTCCTCTAAAATATTGTATTGCTCAAACAGTTTTTTCCAAGATTCATCATTCTTAGTCATTTTTAGCTTCATTAGGGGTTATAGTTAAGAACTAAAATTTCCTCAACAACTCCTCTTTTTAAAGCATTAGAATTAATATTTCTTGTAGCCCTTACTATTTTAAAATTATCTTGATAATCTTTGTACAATTCTTTGATAAAATCCGTACAAGAGTTACTTAGCATAACCTGGCAACCTCGGTTAGTTAATTCGTCGAAAACTCTCTTTAATCGCTTCTGTTCTTCTCTATTAAAACCATTAACATCATAGCCAGTAAAAGAAGCTGTATCTGATACCGGATCGTAGGGTGGATCTAAATATACAAAATCTCCCTTCTTAGCAGTTTTAACGGCTTCTTCAAAATCCGTGTTCAAAAGTTTTACTTGATTTGTGTTTAAGTAATTACTGACAGCTTTTAAAACTGCATCATCTAAAATATTGGGATTTTTGTATTTACCAAATGGAACATTAAATTGGCCTTGAGAATTAACTCTAAATAATCCATTGTAACAAGTTTTATTCAAGAATATAATTCGAGCAGCCTTTTCTACTGGTGATAGACTTTGATATTTTTTAGTTGACCGATCTAAATCTCTAACATCATAATAGTAATGCTCACTATTATTATTCTTATAAACTGTTAATTGTTCAATCAGCTCATCTAATAAATCTTTCACAACTTGATAGCAGTTAATTAGTTCCCAGTTGCTATCATTAATAACAGCTTTTTTGGGTTGAAGTTCAAAAAATAATGCTCCACCCCCTATAAAAGGTTCATAGTATGTATGTTTGCTTAAACTTTTTTTAGGAACATATTTTAAAATTTCTGGTAATAGTTGTCTTTTACCTCCAGCCCACTTCAAGAAAGGTTTTACTACCTTATTGCCGCTCACAAACAACCTCTATAGACACCTATGGAACGAGACAAAAATGACTAATGATTTTTAAGTCATCAGCTATTATAAAGTAGATTGATTTTTAAGTCAACTACCTCAAAACTTATTTTTATAGATTCAAGAAATCATCCACGTTCATAGAATTCGCATAGAGCAATTCTAAATAAAACGTTATAACATTTGCGGGCATCTTGCCTTTAGCCCAGTTTTTTTATATTTTTTGCTTGTTTACAACTTATTTATGATTACTATAAAATGAGAAATTATGCGAGATCAAAAGAACAATCAATAAATATTTATTTATTATTTAAATTTTTATTGATTGATTTATAAAAGTGAAGAGTTTAAAAGCTAAATTTAATAAGATGCCCAAGTTTAAATCGGTTTCAAGAAAATTACCCCTTGGTCGAAAATTTGATTATTTTTATCTATCCCACTGAGCAAAATGTGAGTGGGATAGATATCAATTGCAGCAAAACTTAGCTTACTAACAGAATGGGCCGTTACTTCAGAATGACCAACCGGCCTGGTTCCTGCGCCGGCACCGCAAGTTAAATAAGTTGTGCCTTTAATAGTCCGTGTGCGTTCATAATTGTGATCATGGCCGTTGATGTAAAGACGGACGTTATATTTTTCAAACAAAGGCGTTAAGATTTGCTTTAATTGCTTGCTAGCTCCATGTAGGCCGGCAGAATAAACGGGATGATGACCGAAGACAATTTTCCAAGGGGCATCGCTGCTGCTCAGTTCTTTTTCTAACCAGGGAAGTTGGGTTTTCCAATCTGCATTGTAATTGGTGTCTAATGCAAAAAATTGGATGGAATCGCGGCGAAATGTATAGTAGCGCCCTGACATATTGAAACCGGCATATTTCACTTGGGGGTTGCCATTATCGGTGGCAATATCGTGGTTGCCAAGACAGGCTTGAAATTTCACTCCTGCATCCAGCAATGGCTGATAGGGTTTCTCGAAAACAGCCTCAATTTTTTCAATTTCACCACTATTGTAAATATTGTCGCCGGCAAGAATCGCTAAATCAAACGGGTGTTGCTGATGGTAGCGAGTCATCGCCTCAGCAACCGCATATTGTCCGCGTGTGCCGGTGCCGGTGTCTGCCAGGGAAACAAAGCGAAAAATTGGCCGGCTGAGGCGTAGAGAGGCGATTGTCGCCGCTTCTTCTGCATTGGCAGCAATGGCATAGCCAGCCGCACTTTGGGCAGTGTGTCCCCCAAGGGTTTTGCCCAGCGCAGTTAACCCAAAGCCGGTGAGACTGGTTAAAATTAAAAACTGACGGCGTGTAATGCTCATAGTTGGCTAGACTTCACAGGAAGACAAACGGCTAAGATATTCGATTTTACTTTCTGTGGGCTTACCGTGCCGGGAAAGTGAGCCGGTGATAGCGCCTGAAATCCACTTGAATCCCTATCAGGGATTGAACGCTTGATTTTTGAACGATTTACCCGGTGATAGAAACCGGCATAAAAGAGTTTTCTGGGGATGCCGGTATCACTCTGCTACTTCAGTTGCCCGGTGCGCCCATGTGATTTTTGTCCTAGAATGCCCATAAAATGAGGGGTGAAAACAGGGAAAGCGATTCCTTGAATCCCTCAACGGGATTGAAAAAAGGGAGATCACATGACCGAAAATCAGCCAAACCCCCCAGAGTCAGCACAACCTCAACCTCAAACGCCTGCGCCCCAAGCTTCAGGCGCACCGGCAGCAACAGGGTTGCCACCCCAGAAGCCATCGTTAGTCAAAACGCTCAGCATTAAAACGCTGCGGGGCACAATCGGGGTGTTAGAAAAGGCGGTGGCAAAACTGGAGGCACCCCCCCCAGCGCAGCCTCAGCCTTCTGTGTTCGATAAACTGCGCCCCGTACTCCTCAGCCTTTGGAATGGCTGGGTGGTTGTGCTGGATACGATTCGCTCTTTTTTACCGGCATCCCTGA contains the following coding sequences:
- a CDS encoding ADP-ribosylglycohydrolase family protein codes for the protein MSLPRPEQFSGCLIGQCLGDATGCRVEGYAPEACQNYVKYELSIKQPGERDRFPYPFGQYTDDSQLARELLQSYVTCGRFDPDDYACRIAAIFTENRIVGRGRATEKAALRLAQGVPWQDAGTPAPDAGNGSAMRAAPIGLIFCDDPQQMIQAAHDQGRITHQDVRCSAGAVAVAGAVALGLQGSSMEPKPFLSQLSQWVSEIDLTFAASIKELILWIPQPPAEAVKFVSTAGLPTDYTSDWRGISPFVVGSVLWSLYSFLKTPANYWQTICTAIAVGGDVDTTAAMAGAMSGAYLGLAAIPQELGSRLNDRGSWRYAELVELANKCYQLKNTDS
- a CDS encoding type II restriction enzyme, whose translation is MTKNDESWKKLFEQYNILEEVSKNGLFKIRAAQINEERESRLMAKFDHHVNLPEIFREHKLSILPISRNEYVIGHFDSYCSVEYNKETEVIPVNLPENIESIDYTNLYSESSALHCAFNIGIIDNLIEDGESTHYTVSGRMSTDSFEFSIGNLNNANQPYTIEVKNSQCEIDGGFESKNYFLLIEAKKSMIDDFLIRQLYYPYRLWSQKISKPVIPILMTYSNDTYTFFIYEFKNPQDYNSLILVSQKNYTIAHEEIQREDVSILFENIQLVAEPKNISIPQADIFEKVVDLLSLLVDKDLTKDEITENYQFDRRQTDYYTHASRYLGLIKKYKDPVTKKICFKLTNEAKSILRKRHKLKYLDFMKKILEHEIFYRCFELSIKNGGIPSKEQICEIMSRSNLGINPGTQGRRASTVRGWIEWIWAQI
- a CDS encoding Crp/Fnr family transcriptional regulator codes for the protein MPVSKDSGRAGNQLLAALPAEEYQRLVPYLEKVELNNHQVLYNPNELIEFVYFPTQGVVSLLYAMEDGSTVEVGIVGAEGMVGIPVILGGMKTTNLALVQVAGYGMRLKASLLKSEFERGGVLQTLLLRYSQALLSFVSQTAACNRLHTLEERLSRWLLLVQHRLQSDELPLTQEYISQMLGTRRSGVTVAAGTLQQAGIISYKRGKINILNQENLEATACECYQVIQSEFARLLNLEQG
- a CDS encoding DNA adenine methylase; the encoded protein is MSGNKVVKPFLKWAGGKRQLLPEILKYVPKKSLSKHTYYEPFIGGGALFFELQPKKAVINDSNWELINCYQVVKDLLDELIEQLTVYKNNNSEHYYYDVRDLDRSTKKYQSLSPVEKAARIIFLNKTCYNGLFRVNSQGQFNVPFGKYKNPNILDDAVLKAVSNYLNTNQVKLLNTDFEEAVKTAKKGDFVYLDPPYDPVSDTASFTGYDVNGFNREEQKRLKRVFDELTNRGCQVMLSNSCTDFIKELYKDYQDNFKIVRATRNINSNALKRGVVEEILVLNYNP
- a CDS encoding response regulator, producing the protein MLNDYLLLDGLRLLVVDDDPDTISLLTFLFEADGAELIAANSASEALQALKFFKADILISDIKLPEEDGYALIAKIRTLDAERGGNIPAIAMSGYVRDEDSREALSAGYDAHIAKPVNLDELVEVVTTLAARTGVLRGMDGSAEFPLAV
- a CDS encoding metallophosphoesterase, coding for MSITRRQFLILTSLTGFGLTALGKTLGGHTAQSAAGYAIAANAEEAATIASLRLSRPIFRFVSLADTGTGTRGQYAVAEAMTRYHQQHPFDLAILAGDNIYNSGEIEKIEAVFEKPYQPLLDAGVKFQACLGNHDIATDNGNPQVKYAGFNMSGRYYTFRRDSIQFFALDTNYNADWKTQLPWLEKELSSSDAPWKIVFGHHPVYSAGLHGASKQLKQILTPLFEKYNVRLYINGHDHNYERTRTIKGTTYLTCGAGAGTRPVGHSEVTAHSVSKLSFAAIDIYPTHILLSGIDKNNQIFDQGVIFLKPI
- a CDS encoding DNA adenine methylase; this encodes MQDLKTVSPRPFLKWAGGKGKLIQQYIPYFPTEFKTYYEPFLGGGAVFFHLLSAHSILTDINPELINAYRCVRDLVEAVILLLENHHLKHHKEYYYQVRSRAGTSEVERAARFIYLNKTCFNGLYRENSKGALNVPIGNYKNPTICNAELLRSVSVALKTAQIEVRPFDAVLNFAKTGKDFVYFDPPYYPLSPTSNFTAYSRHAFTEADQIKLKDIITKLVSLGVSVMLSNSDCLFIRELYKDFKIHTISAARAINSKGNKRGKIAEVLVTSY